Within the Pseudomonas oryzae genome, the region GCCTGGGCCTGATCGCCACCGCCCAGGCCGCGGAACCGGTGGATCACTCGAGCCATGCCGGCCATGAAACGCCCGCCCCGGCACCCGCCGCGACCGACGAGCACGGTGCCCACCACCCGCAACCTGCGGCAGCCGCCCCGGCGCCGGCTCCCAGCCAGGGCATGCCGATGATGGATCACGGCGGCATGAGCCACGAGCAGATGATGCAGATGCACCAACAGCACATGCAGCAGATGCAGGGCCAGCAGATGGACCACGGTGGCATGAGCCATGAGCAGATGATGCAGATGCATCAGCAGCACATGCAGGCCCAGCCGCAGACGACTCCGCAGGCGGACCATCAAGCCCACCACCCGGCCGGCTACCCGGCGGCCCCGGTTCCGCCGCTCACCGACGCCGATCGCGCCGCCGCCTTCCCCGACCTGCCGCCGCATGCCATGCACCAGGGCGGCATCAACTACCTGTTCGTCGCCGACCAGCTGGAGTGGCAGGACGCCGACGAGGGCAGCGCGCTGAGCTGGGACCTGAACGGCTGGGTCGGCGGCAACATCGACCGCCTGGCCTTCCGCTCCGAAGGCGAGCGGGTCAACGGTCATACCGAGGAGGCCGAGCTGCAATTGCTGTGGAGCCACGCCATCGGTCCCTGGTGGGAAAGCGTCGCCGGCGTGCGCCAGGACTTCAAGCCGGGCTCGCCGCAGACCTGGGCCGCCTTCGGTGTGCAGGGCATGCCGCTGTATGGCCTGGAAACCGAAGCCACCGCCTTCCTCGGCGAAGCCGGCCAGAGCGCCCTGCGCCTGGGCGCCGAATACGACATCCTGCTGACCAACCGGCTGATCCTGCAGCCGGCGGCCGAGATGAACCTGTACGGGCGCAACGACGAAGAACGCGGCGTCGGCTCGGGCTTCAGCGATCTCGAGCTGGGCCTGCGCCTGCGCTACGAGATCCGCCGCGAGTTCGCCCCCTACATCGGCGTGAACTGGACGCGCGCCTACGGCAATACCGCCGACCTGCTGCGCGAAGAAGACGAGGATGTCAGCGAGGCCCGCCTCGTCGCCGGCGTGCGCTTCTGGTTCTGAGACAGATAGATGAAAAGAACAATAACCACCCTGACGCTGGCCAGCCTTGCGGCATCTGTCGTCGGTGCCGGCGTCATCTGGTCGGGCCTGATCAACGTGGGTGCCGACGATCCGCATCTGGAAAGCGTACACGCCCTGCTGAGCGCCGCCCGCGAACGCTCGATCGCCGTGCGCGCCGCCGGCATCCCCGTGCCGGACCTGAACGATCCCGAGCTGATCCGCCGCGGCGCCGGCAACTACCACTCGATGTGCATCGGCTGCCACCTGGCACCGGGCATGGCGGCGACCGAGCTGAGCCAGAACCTCTATCCGGCGCCACCCAATCTGGCGCAGATCGGCGCCAACGGCAGTCCCTCAACGGCCTTCTGGATCATCAAGCACGGCATCAAGGCCACCGGCATGCCGGCCTGGGGCAAGAGCATGGGCGACGAGCATATCTGGGGCATGGTCGCCTTCCTGCAGCGGCTGCCGAACCTCGATGCCACGCAGTATCGCCAGCTGGTCGCCGCCAGCGATGGCCACTCCCACGGCGGCGGGGAAACCGACATGCACGACCACAGCCAGCAGCACGGTCAGACTGCGGCGGGCGATGCCCTGCAGCCCCCGGCGGCGTCACACCACGGCGGCGAGCATGCCCACGGTCACTCGGGTGAAGTCTCCAAGGCCGCCGGGCCGAAGCAGGAGAACAAGTCGGTCCACATCCATGCCGACGGCAAGGAGCACGTGCATCACTGACGGCGTCAGGGAAAGCGCACCAACATGGCAGGAGCCCGCGTGCTGGCGATCCGGCTCGTCCAAGAGCATCGCCAGCACGCTGCCCCCTACGCAAGGCAATCCGTGCTCCGGCCCGGATGCCGGCCCGGCGGGGGGACAAAGCTGGTAGACTGTCGCGGTTTTTTCAGCCCGAGTCGCGAGTAACGCCAGTGGAACTGTTCAAGGAATTTACCTTCGAAGCCGCCCATCTCCTGCCCCACGTGCCGCAAGGGCACAAGTGCGGGCGCCTGCATGGCCATTCGTTCCGCGTGGCGATCTACATCGAGGGCGAGGTCGACCCCTATACCGGCTGGATCCGCGACTTCAGCGAAATCAAGGCGATCTTCAAGCCGATCTACGATCGTCTGGACCACTACTACCTGAACGACATCCCCGGCCTGGAGAATCCGACCAGCGAGAACCTGGCCAAGTGGATCTGGCAGCAGCTCAAGCCGCTGCTGCCCGAACTGTCGCGGGTGCGGGTGCATGAGACCTGCACCAGCGGCTGCGAATATCGCGGCGACTGAGCCGCAAGGCAGCCCCCCCGCTCTCCCGAACGCGCCGGCACTGACCGGCGCGTCGCATTCAGGCCATCGGCGCCTTTTCACGATCTCGCAAGCCAAGACCGGTCTGGCGTCGGACGGACCCGCGAATCTATCGAGGGCGCGGAGTTCAACCGCCGCAAGTCGCACCCGAATCCGCGCTCTACGCCGCATGGGCGACGCACAGCAGCACTGTGTACAGGCTCTCAGCTCAGGCGCATCCAGTACTTGCCGCCTTTGTAGCCGACGATCATCCCGTCGCGGGTGATGTGCAGCACCTTCAACTCAGCATTGATCGCATCGCCCTCGCGCAGAGTACGCCCGCCCGTCTTGACGAAGCGCAGCTTGGGGTCCCTGGCGTAGATGTGCACGTTGAACGGCATCTCGCGTAGCTGCTGCTGGACCTGTGCCGGCAACTGCTTCCAGTGCTCCACTGCACCGTACTCGGCGAGCTGCGGGCCAGGTGCGGGTACGGCCTGGGGAACAGACAAGGCCGGCACCAGCGGCTGCGGTTTGGGTGCCGGCGCGGCAACCGGCGGGCGCTCCACCGGTAGCTCGAGCTTCTGCACGATCGGCGGTGGGCCGTCCGGCGCAGCGGCGGGTGTCGGCGGTGACGCCGGCTTGGGCTCGTCGACGCTGACCCGCACCCCGGCCAGCTGCTGCAAGGCGGCCAGCCCCGGAGCCTGCGACTCGACCGGCGCCGCAGCCTGGGCGAGTGCAGGGGCGGCCGGTTCGGGAGCTGCGGATGGCAGGCCAGGCGCCCCAGCCTGAGCCGTGCTGGCGACCGACTCCGTGGCCGTCGCCGCAGGCGGCTGGACTGCGGTCTGCGGCGCAGCGGTGGGCGCAGTGCCTGGCGGAGCGGCGACTGGCGCCGACTGCTCGGCCAGCGGCGGCGCCAGCTGCGGGTCCACAACCGGCGGGGCCAGCCAGCGCTGCCAGCCCAGCACGGCCAGCACCGCGAGCAGCAGCAGTACCGTGGCCAGCGCGACCATGCGCCAGATGCGCTCGCTGCGCGTCGGCCCAGGGCGGGCGGCGGCCATCTGGCTGGCGAGGTCGGGCACCGCGCCGCGGCTGCGGCTGTCCTGGGAGTTCTTCAGGGCATCGAGGATGTAGGACATGAGCTTACTCCCGAGCCGTACTGCTCAGCAGCGGAATCCCCGACTCGGTCAGGGCACTCAGCTGGATGATGGTCTGCGGCCCCACCACGCCATCGGTCTGCAGGCGGTTCTGGTGCTGGAAGGCCAGCACCTGCAGCTGCAGCGGCTCGTCGTAGCGCTGGCGGCTGGCGGCTGGCATCGGTTTGCCCTGCAGACGCGCCAGGTTGTTCTCCAGCCAGGGCACCAGCGGACCGTAACCTTCGGGCCGCAACGGCGCGCTGTAACCGGGCGGCATGCGCCACAGCAGCAGGCGCGTACCGCTCATCCAGTTGCGCAGCTCGTTCAGTTCGACCCAGCGCTGCTCGCCGGCGATCTCCAGCCGGGCCAGCCCCCTGGCGCGGTCGATGCCGATCAGCGCCGCCTGGAAGTCCTGGCCACGGGCATTGAACAGGTTGACCACCGCCGGCAGGTTGTACTGCAGCAGGTCGTCCAGACCGCCCGGCTGCAGCAGGCAGGACAGGTTGTGCGCGCGCGCGAAGCTGCACAGTTGCGGCGCCATCTGCGGGTCGTAGCTCAGCCCCCAGCTGCGGAACAGCGCGCGATAGGCCAGCGCCTCGGTGGCGCCCAGGTCGGTACCCGCCGGCCATTGCCAGTCGCCCGGCGAGGACACCTGCGGAGCAGCGTCGACCGGCACTGCCGCGACCGTGGCCGCCACGGCAGGGGCCGGCTCTTCATCCAACGGCTCCACGACACCTTCCGGCAGCAGCGCTTCGCCGGTCGAGGTCGGCGCGGCCTGCTCGATCGGCTGGGCCGCCGGTGCCGCGACTGCCGTCGCGGCGGCGGCCGGCTCGGCACTGCCAGTCGCGGACTCGGCCACAGGTTTCTGCTCGGTCGCCACCGCCGGGGTAGCCAAGCTGCTGGCCGGCGTCGGCGTGGGCTGCAGCATGGCCTGCAGACGTGGCCACCCGCCATCGCCAGCCATGCCCGGCAACCACACCCCCAGCGCCAGCAACAGCAGCGCCGCCGCTGACCAGCTCGCCCAACGCGGCAACCGCCCCAGTCGCCCACCCACGGCCTCGCCCCCCCGCCCCAGCACCTCGGCAGCGGCGCGGCGCAACACCCCGCTGTCCACCGCGCGCCGGCGCTCGACGTAGGCACCGAGCAGCGCCCGGTCACAGATGATGTTGACCATGCGCGGCACGCCACCGGTCAGCCGGTGCAGGGTGCGCAGCGCGCCGGGGGTGAACAGTGGCGCCTCGCAGCCGCTGACGTTAAGGCGGTGGCTGACGTACTCGCGCAGCTCGGTCGGATTGAGCGCGTGCAGGTGGTAGCGGGCGGTGATGCGCTGGTTGAGCTGGCGCAGCTGCGGGCTGGACAGCTTCTCCAGCAGTTCGGGCTGGCCGATCAGGATGATCTGCAACAGCTTCTCGCTGCTGGTCTCCAGGTTGGTCAGCAGGCGGATCTGCTCCAGCGCATCGAGGCTCAGGTTCTGCGCCTCGTCGATGATCAGCACGGTATTCACGCCGCGCGCATGGCTTTCCAGCAGGTGGCCGTTCAACGCATCGATGTAGCCCTTGATGCGGTTCTCGCTGCGCTCGTAGCGGATCTTCAGCTCGTCGCAGATCGCCTCCAGCAACTCGCTGATGCTGTATTTCGGATTGAGGATGAAGGCGATTTCCGCAGTTTCTGGAATCTGCTCGAGCAAACAACGGCAAACCGTTGTTTTTCCAGTACCAATCTCCCCCGTCAACAGCACGAAGCCGCCATTGCAGTTGATCCCGTAGAGCAGGCTGGCGAGCGCCTCGCGGTGCTCGGCGCTCAGGTAGAGATAGCGGGGATCGGGCGCGATGGTGAACGGCAGTTCCGACAGTCCAAAGTATTTTTTGTACATGGTCATCAAGCCTCGCAACCTTCAATGACTATAGAAGTCCCCGAGGCGGTTTCCAGTGCCATACATCCACCCCCGGATGTAATGGCTCCTTGCCATCTCCTTTCGTCGGATTAACAGAAATTTATGTGACCTTGTTCTAGGTTTTTACAAAGGCGCAGTAACGGTATGGAGAAGTAGTAAAACCCCGTCGTTCCAGGTGTTCCGCGATGGCCTCAATGATCCCCCCCACCTCTGACTCACCTCGCCGCGCATTGCTGCTCGACCTCAGCCCCAACGAGACGCTTCCCGACTCGCTGCAGCTGAGCGATTGGTTCTTCGACCGCGCCACTTCGGTGGACGACGCCCAGGCCATGCTCAAGCAGCAGACCTATCGCGTCGGCGTCGCCCGGCTGACCGGCAACATGAAGGAAAGCCATGAGCGCGTCGAAACGCTGCTCGGCGCCAACGAACACCTGGCCTGGGTCGCGCTGGTGCGTCCCGGCGATCTCGAACGCCAGGACTTCCGCCAGCTGATCTACGAACACTTCTACGATTATTTCTCGCTGCCGCTGGGCGACAACCTGATCCACCTGCGTTACGCCCTCGGCCACCTCGACGGCATGTCGCGCCTGCGCGACCTGGAAAAAGCCACGCTGATGCCGGTCGAGGAGTTCCAGATGGTCGGCGGCAGCAAGCAGTTTCTCAGCATCTTCGAGCAGATCCGCCGGGTGGCCGGGGTCGATGCTCCGGTGCTGATCCGCGGCGAGACCGGGGTCGGCAAGGAGCTGATCGCCCGCGCCATCCACCAGCGCTCGCAGCACAGCGACGGCCCGTTCGTCGCGGTCAACTGCGGCGCCCTGCCGGAAACCCTGATCCACGCCGAGCTGTTCGGCTACGAGAAGGGCTCCTTCACCGGCGCCTACAAGCGCAAGATCGGCCGCATCGAAGCGGCGCAGAACGGCACCATCTTCCTCGACGAGATCGGCGATCTGCCGCAGCAGATGCAGGTGTACCTGCTGCGCTTCCTCGAACAGAAGACCATCGAGCGCCTCGGCGGCAACCAGAGCATCACCGTCAACGCGCGAGTCATCGCCGCCACCCACGTCAACCTCGAGCAGGCGGTGGCCGAAGGTCGCTTCCGCGAGGATCTGTATTACCGGCTTAACGTTCTCACCATCACGGTGCCGCGCCTGGCCGACCGCGGCACCGACATCGAGCTGCTGGCCCGCTACTTCCTGCACAAGTTCGGCAAGGAGTACGGCAGCACCAGCCGCGGCTTCACCCGCCAGGCGGTGGCGGCCATGCTGCACTACAGCTGGCCGGGCAATGTTCGCGAACTGATCAACTGCGTCCGCCGCGCCTTGGTGATGAGCGAGAACCGCATGATCACTCCCAAGGACCTCGGCCTGAGCGAGGCCGACGCGCTCGAGGCGCCAATGCCGCTGGAGGAAGCGCGGGCCCACGCCGAGGAGCTGGCGGTGCGCAGCAGCCTCAGCCACTGCATGAACAACGTCTCCAACGCCGCCAAACTGCTGGGGGTATCGCGGGTGACCCTGTACCGCATGATGGACAAATACGGCATCCGCTAGAGGTTTTGTAAGACATGTGGAACATTCGGCCCTCCGCGCGGGCAGAGGGCCGAATAAAATTCCTTGCCGATCAGCGACATGGATCTTTGGCGCGAGATTTGCTGCTATTCCATACGCACAGGAGGAATGGCAACCATGCTCGAGCCAGACCCAGACCTGTTCCGCGTCATGGCGCCAGTCGACAGCGGACGCAGCAGCACAGCCCACGGGCCGGAGACCGGTCAGACAGGCTTCCCGTTGTTCAGCGACGCGCCCTTCGTCGTCTGGTACCACCAGCACCGCAAGTCCCGTAGCCAGGGTCATATCCACCCCACCTGCCTGCCACCGATCCGTCTGTGGGACGAAGCCGAGGATCACGACCGCAAGTCTTGACCCGAAATCGACATCCCGCCCTGCCCACCGCCTGTTTGCGATAAGTGGTCATCATCGACACGCTGCGACCGCCTGTCAGCGCCCCGCTCTAACTCGTAGCCTTTCGGATCGCTCCGGAAAAGTTCCAGATCATTTCTTGATCAAAAACCACATTCCTTATGCCGGCTCTGTATAAAAAACGAGCAACTCGCGTGCTAGATTTCGCCCGCTTAACGCATGTACCAAGAATTGAACAGTGAGTGCATGTGGCGATTTACAGGAAATTCCCCGTTGCACAAGCAACGAACAGGGAGGTTGCGGGGCTGCTCGCTGGCGTTACAGCCATGCGGTCACGAGGGCTTTAACCGGGTAAGCACACCGACCCGATTTACCGATACCGACAGGCAGAAAGATTCCTCGCCGTGGCATTCCCCGGCCCCGCACTTCGACATCCCCCGGATGCCGCACCGCCAAGGGAGCAGTCTCCTCAGGGAGCGCCGTGCAGAGGATCTTTCTGACTGAATTCAGGAGAGATTCGTGCGCGTTTTCCGGCCCCGTTCCGTAACGTTCCTCGCCCTCGTGGCCCTCATCGGCAGCCTGACGCCGAACCTGCTGCTGGCCGACACCAGCCACACCCACGGCAGCGAGCAGAGGGCCGTCACACCCGCCGCCCGTCAATCCGCCAGCACCCGCACCGAAGAACTGGTGAGCCTGGTCAAGCGCTTGAAGAGCGCCGATGCCAGCCAGCGCGGCGCCTTGCGCTCGCAACTGCAGGCCAAGGTCGAGCAACGCCGCAGCCTGCTCGAGGAGCTGATCCAGACCCAGCCGTCCGAAGTGCTGCGCGTGGCCATTCCGGAGGACAAGCAGAAAGGCATGCCGCCCGAGGTGATCGCCCGTCTGGAGCAGCGTCTGGATCTGGAAGGAGAACTGGAAGTCTTCTACGAGGATTACGATGACGGCTCGCACAAGCTGCGCCATCTCATCAAGACCAGCTTCGGCGAACGCTTCGAGCTGCACTTCGCCGAGTCGCGCCGCGAGTGGCGCAGCGGCCTGAAGGTGCGCGCCCAGGGCTGGATGCTCGAGCGCCGCGGTAGCCAAAGCATCCAGGGCGACATCGCCCTGACCGACGATGACAACGGTCTGATGCTGGCCGATGGCGGCACCACCACCGCTACCACCCTCGCCGACATGCCCAATACCAAGGGCGCGCAGCGCACCCTGGCGATCCTGGTCAATTTCCAGGACGCGCCGAACGTCAAGCCCTGGACCGCCAGCGAAGCCAACAGCCTGATCTTCGGCAGCGTCAGCGACTTCTTCAAGGAAAACTCCAGCCAGCAGACCTGGCTGACCGGCAACGTCGCCGGCTGGTACACCATTCCGGTCAGCAGCACCTCGTGCGACGGCTTCACCATCCAGAACTATGCCAAGTCGTCGGCCCAGGCCAACGGCTTCGTACTCAGCAACTATGATCGCTTCCTGTTCATCTTCCCGCAGAACAGTGGGTGTAGTTACAGCGGCATGGGCCAGGTCGGCGCCTTCCCGTCCAGCGCCTGGATCCACAACAGCATGACCCTGCGCACCATCGGTCACGAGATGGGCCATAACCTCGGCCTGTACCACGCCCATGCCCGCGATTGCGGCAACACCACCCTGGGCAGCAGCTGCACCAGCCAGGATTACGGCGACACCGTCGACATCATGGGCTACAACGGCACTGTCGGGCACTTCAACGGCTTCAACAAGGAGCGTCTGGGCTGGCTGGCCAGCGGCAACATCATCAATGTCGCCAGCAGCGGCAGCTTCTACATCAAGCCGAACAGTGTCGCGACCAGCAGTGCCAAGGTACTGAAAATTCCCAATGGCACCGACTCCAGCGGCGCAGCCAGCTACTACTACGTCGAGTACCGCCAGCCGGTCGGCTTCGACGCCAAGATCACCGAGCGCGGGGTGATCGACACCACCAACATGTTCAACGGCGTGACTATTCGCCAGGCGAGCCCGAGCAACGGCAACAGCGGCTACCTGCTGGACATGACCGCCGGCAGTGACTTCATCGATATGAAGGACGCAGCCCTGACCGGCGGGCGCAACTTCACCGACAACGGCATCAGCATCACCACCCAGTCGACCGACTCCAGCCAGGCGCTGGTCACCGTCGATCTCGGCGCCTCCTCCGGCAGCGGCCAGACCTGCACCCGCAGCGCGCCGACGGTCAGCCTCAGCCCTGGCCAGAGCAGCTGGCTGACTGCCGGAAGCAGCTACACCTACACCGTATCGGTGACCAACAAGGACAGCAGCGGTTGCGCCAGCAGCAGCTTCAGCCTCGCTGCCAGCAAGCCGAGCGGCTGGAGCGCCAGCCTCGGCAGCGCCAGCCTGAGCCTGGCTCCGGGTGCCAGCGCCAGCACCACGCTGAAGGTCACCTCGCCGATCACCGCCACCGACGGCTTCTACACCATCGGCGCCAGCGCCACAGCCAACGCCCTGACCGGCAGCGGTAGTGCCAGCTTCGTGGTGGACAACCCGACCACCGCGACCAACCAGCCGCCCAAGGCAGTGAACGACAGCTCGCTGCTGAGCAGCGTCACTACGGTCAACGTCCCGGTACTGTCCAACGACAGCGACCCGGAAGGCGACAAGCTGAGCATCGTGTCCTTCACCCAGGGCAGCAAGGGCAGCGTCAGCCTCAACAGCGACGGCACCCTGCGCTACAGCCCGGCCAAGTCGTTCAAGTCCGGCGACCAGTTCAGCTATACCATCAGCGATGGTAAGAACAGCGCCAGCGCCACCGTGAGTGTCAGCCTGAACGTCACCACCACCGCCAGCAAAGGCAACGGTCGCTAAAAGCAACGAAGCGAAGCCACAAAAACCAAGCCACAAAAAAGGCGCAGGGTCACACCCTGCGCCTTTTGTCTTTCATCCGGGCCTGGCGCCATCCCTGGCGCCAGACGCTTCACTGCTCAGAACGAGTTGTCGTTCGGCAGATCGCAACCCAGGTTGTTGTAGCCATCCAGCGTCGAAGCCAGCGCCAGGATGGTGCCACGGTCCTTGGTGGCCAGAGCCGCGTTGACCTGCGTGATCACTTCCGAGGTCGTCAGCGGGAAGTCCACATCAGGATGGCCGGCGTTGAGCAGCGAGGCCACTGCAGCGCGCAGGAGAATCTGCGCAGCACCGACCAGGTTGGTGCCGCCCGGATAGCCCAGTGCTTCCATCAGGGTATCGTCGCCCAGTTGGTTGTTCAGCACGCCACTCGGCAGGCTGAAGACCGAACCGACCAGCTGGTTCGGGCTGTAGCCTACCCAGCTACCGGGGCTGTTCTTCCAGAAGCCGGGAGTGCAACCCTCGAACTCCGGCGGCGGCGGCGGCACATCGCAGGTAGCGCTGGCGGTGGCCGTGAAGGAGCCAGTCTCAAGGGCCCCGTTGGCGTTGGCTTCCACAGTGTTGGTCCAGGTACCGGTACCCGGGCTGTAGCTGCCGTTGTAGTTGGCGGAAGCTCCCGGAGCCAGATCGCCAAGGTTGAAGGTCTGGTCATCCAGCGGATCAGCCGGAGTACCGTTGTCGTCCACCACAGTCACACCCAGCAGGGCCACGTTGCCGGTGTTGCTCACCGTACCGTTGAACAGGATCGGCTGATCGTGGGCCATGGCGTCGGTGCACTGCTTGGTCACTGCGATCGACGGATTCAGGTCTGCGGCGCAACTGGCCGTTTCGGTATCCGACACAGCCTGGCTGGTCAGCATATCCACACCCGTTGCCGTCACCACATCCGTGGAGCTGGCACTGCTGCTGCTGAAGTTGCCGTTGAAGGGCAGCGAAGCACCGACCCCCAGGGTGGCATTGCTGATCAATGTCACGTCATCGCCGGAGTTGCCCGGGGTGCCGTTGTCGTCCACCACATTGACGTTCTGCAGCACTACATTACCGGTGTTGGTTACCGAACCAATGAACAGCACGTCGATAGCCGTACCGGCGCTATTGACGGTAGCCGTGCACTGCTTGCTCACCAGGATGGCCGGGTTCACATCGGCGGCGCAGGTGGCCGTCTCAGTGTCCGACACGACATCGCCGGTCAAGGCATCGGAAGCCGTAGCCGAAACCACATCCGTCGAGCTGGAGCCACTGCCACTGAAGTTGCCGCTGAAGGGCAACGAAGCCCCCACAGCCAGGGTGGCATTGTCGATCAGCGTCACGTCATCACCGGTGTTGCCCGGGGTGCCGTTGTCGTCGATCACGGTGACGTTGTTGAGGATCACGTTACCGTTGTTGGTCACCGAGCCGGTGAAGCTCACATCGATGCCGTCACCGCTGCTGTTCACGGTAGCCGTGCACTGCTTGGCCAGCAGGATGGACGGATTGGTATCCGCCAGGCAGGTGGCTTCGGCAGTGTCGCTCACTTCGACATCGGTCAGCACATCGGTACCGCTGGCCACCACATGGTCAGTGGAGGTGTTGCTGCCGGTTACCCCGAAGCCGCCGTTGTAGGGCATGGAAGCCCCGGCGTTGAGAGTGACCGGGCCAAGCACCGTCACATCGTCGCCCGGATCAGCCGTACCGTTGTCATCGACCACGGTGACGTTTTCCAGAGCCACGTTGCCGGTGTTGGTCACGGTGCCGTTGAACAGCACGTCGACGCCCGAGCCATCTTCCTTGAGGGTCGCGGAGCAGAACTTGTCGACTGTGATGGCCGGGCTGACCGTCGGCGAGCATGTGGCATCGGCGGTGGCCTCAACCGTGGCGGTGCCGCGCGAACCCGTGGCGGTTACCTGATCGGTGGCCGGAATCGCCGTGGTCTCGTAGCTGCCGCTGTACGGCTGGGTCTCACCCGGTTGCAGCGTGGCCGGTCCGAAGACCACCTGGTCGTCGCCGGTGTCGCCCGGGGTACCCATGTCGTCGGTCACAGTGACGTTGTTCAGCGCCAGACCGCCGTCGTTGGTGACCTCGCCGCTGAAGTTGACCACGACGCTGTTGCCGCCGTCCTGATCGTTCACCTCAGCTTCGCAAGTCTTGGTCACGGCGATGCTGCACAGGTCGAAATTGCCCAGCACGAAGTCCTTCAGCTGTGCGGTTTCCGAACGCGACGAACGGGTTTCAGCCAGGAAACTGCTGAAACACGGGGTTGCACCACCCAGCAGCCGGGTCACGTTGATGCCGCCCTCGAAGAAGCTCTCCTTGGGCAGGTCCGAAGCTGGACCGCTCTTCGGCGTGTAGTCCCAGGCCGGCTCATTGGTCAGGTTGTTGACGTTGGTGATGGCGCAGGCCAGCTTGTTGCCGGCGCCATCGCACTTGGCGTTGGTAGAGCTGTAAATCTCGTCGAGGTTGTCGGCCACGTTGTCGTTATCCGCGTCCGCCGGATCCCACTCGTAGACCTTGATTTCCGGCTGGGCGTTGGCGCCCTGGGGATACTCCACCAGGACCAGCAGGTCGCCCCGCTGATCGCCGTCACGCGCGGTATGCACGCCCTGGAAGGTGCCGTTTGGCCCCAGTCCCACATCGTCCTGGAAGAACCAGAAGCCGGCGAAGGCGTCGCCGTTGTTGGCATAACGGTCGAGACCGAAGTAGATGATCAGGTCACCGGCCTGATGTACGACCTGGCCGTTGTGGCTGACGTTGTTGGGGTTGATGTAGCCGGCAGCGTAGGCATTGGTGATGTCGTCCTTGTCCGGCACGTTGCCGTTGGTATGGCGCCACTCGCTGACGTCGTTGATGTCCTTCGAACCACCCTGGGTGTAGATGGTCAGCGGTGCCGGGTCAGCCAGGATGCCGGTCGAGGCGGCCGGAGTTCCCAAGTTGGTGCCCGTAAAAATGGAACCCCAGTCGTCACCAGGAGTGCCGCCAACATCCACCGTGTTGCCGTCCAGCTCAAACAACCCCGGAGGGTTGCCATCCACGGCGAACACTCCGGCCGCCGTCACTATTCCCGCTACCACGGCCGCGCTGAGCAGGCTTCGAGGTAGCGTGCGCAGGAACTTGTGCGTGTGCATCGCATCTTTCCTCCCTCCCGGCCAGCTCCTTGCCAGCGGAAGTCGCAGCAACCCCGTCGCAACTGGACCTGGTTATCCCTTACCCGCCAACTACTGTGCAGCGTCGGGGCACGTTTGCCATCGGTTCCCGCTCTCAGATGCACCACGTGTTTCGCACCACCGAGCAGCGACCGAAACCGGAGGTCCGCAAACCCCCTCGCACCCCTATATTCAATTATCGGGCCATGTCATTAAGCGCTTGATTAATCTGAACTATTTTGTCGCGACGAGGTCGATTGCTAGTTTCGGGGGGTGTGCGCCGGTCATGGCAGCGCTTTCCTGTCCCAGCCCTGAAACAGATCGCGGGGCTTGGCGGCCGGAAATCGGGCCGGAACCCAGTGAACATGCGGTCCGGCGGCCCGGGGGGCATCGAGTGCGCTTGTTCATTCGATGTAACAAAAGGTTGCCAAAGCTGTATCGCACGACCATTGGTCGACTAACAGCAAAGTGCCATCACCCCATCCCCAAGCGCGGAACCGCCCTGGGACGGGCATTCCATGCGGC harbors:
- a CDS encoding copper resistance protein B — encoded protein: MASKLPLALALGLGLIATAQAAEPVDHSSHAGHETPAPAPAATDEHGAHHPQPAAAAPAPAPSQGMPMMDHGGMSHEQMMQMHQQHMQQMQGQQMDHGGMSHEQMMQMHQQHMQAQPQTTPQADHQAHHPAGYPAAPVPPLTDADRAAAFPDLPPHAMHQGGINYLFVADQLEWQDADEGSALSWDLNGWVGGNIDRLAFRSEGERVNGHTEEAELQLLWSHAIGPWWESVAGVRQDFKPGSPQTWAAFGVQGMPLYGLETEATAFLGEAGQSALRLGAEYDILLTNRLILQPAAEMNLYGRNDEERGVGSGFSDLELGLRLRYEIRREFAPYIGVNWTRAYGNTADLLREEDEDVSEARLVAGVRFWF
- a CDS encoding c-type cytochrome, which encodes MKRTITTLTLASLAASVVGAGVIWSGLINVGADDPHLESVHALLSAARERSIAVRAAGIPVPDLNDPELIRRGAGNYHSMCIGCHLAPGMAATELSQNLYPAPPNLAQIGANGSPSTAFWIIKHGIKATGMPAWGKSMGDEHIWGMVAFLQRLPNLDATQYRQLVAASDGHSHGGGETDMHDHSQQHGQTAAGDALQPPAASHHGGEHAHGHSGEVSKAAGPKQENKSVHIHADGKEHVHH
- the queD gene encoding 6-carboxytetrahydropterin synthase QueD; amino-acid sequence: MELFKEFTFEAAHLLPHVPQGHKCGRLHGHSFRVAIYIEGEVDPYTGWIRDFSEIKAIFKPIYDRLDHYYLNDIPGLENPTSENLAKWIWQQLKPLLPELSRVRVHETCTSGCEYRGD
- a CDS encoding general secretion pathway protein GspB; the encoded protein is MSYILDALKNSQDSRSRGAVPDLASQMAAARPGPTRSERIWRMVALATVLLLLAVLAVLGWQRWLAPPVVDPQLAPPLAEQSAPVAAPPGTAPTAAPQTAVQPPAATATESVASTAQAGAPGLPSAAPEPAAPALAQAAAPVESQAPGLAALQQLAGVRVSVDEPKPASPPTPAAAPDGPPPIVQKLELPVERPPVAAPAPKPQPLVPALSVPQAVPAPGPQLAEYGAVEHWKQLPAQVQQQLREMPFNVHIYARDPKLRFVKTGGRTLREGDAINAELKVLHITRDGMIVGYKGGKYWMRLS
- a CDS encoding ExeA family protein, with the translated sequence MYKKYFGLSELPFTIAPDPRYLYLSAEHREALASLLYGINCNGGFVLLTGEIGTGKTTVCRCLLEQIPETAEIAFILNPKYSISELLEAICDELKIRYERSENRIKGYIDALNGHLLESHARGVNTVLIIDEAQNLSLDALEQIRLLTNLETSSEKLLQIILIGQPELLEKLSSPQLRQLNQRITARYHLHALNPTELREYVSHRLNVSGCEAPLFTPGALRTLHRLTGGVPRMVNIICDRALLGAYVERRRAVDSGVLRRAAAEVLGRGGEAVGGRLGRLPRWASWSAAALLLLALGVWLPGMAGDGGWPRLQAMLQPTPTPASSLATPAVATEQKPVAESATGSAEPAAAATAVAAPAAQPIEQAAPTSTGEALLPEGVVEPLDEEPAPAVAATVAAVPVDAAPQVSSPGDWQWPAGTDLGATEALAYRALFRSWGLSYDPQMAPQLCSFARAHNLSCLLQPGGLDDLLQYNLPAVVNLFNARGQDFQAALIGIDRARGLARLEIAGEQRWVELNELRNWMSGTRLLLWRMPPGYSAPLRPEGYGPLVPWLENNLARLQGKPMPAASRQRYDEPLQLQVLAFQHQNRLQTDGVVGPQTIIQLSALTESGIPLLSSTARE